Proteins encoded within one genomic window of Legionella sp. PC997:
- a CDS encoding DEAD/DEAH box helicase translates to MLNEALSKMPEVFEPKILLRGQEYFENGHVLNIRFSDGLLKGRVKGSSSQIYDVHMDLKVWPTKLAHCTCAYQYNCKHAAACLFALRDREKGNSQSVSGTKLNRRLDSWLKNLRAQEAAVVKAPEVTHHLVYLIELRLDGHEHRVAIRLALAKLLKRGGYGKMIPFNSLSDSKKQHFIDDDNELVALLLFKCGVSGWFDTLTIRNSELLERVLATGRAFFIQNKDEPIHLIEPIQGTCQWVLSHNGSQNLLLMHEGKVIEPLLLDDSWFFNYLESTMGHLTTPYPIKQLGYLLEAPPIPLDQAELLANKMGQTCPEFPIPQVFKEREVRNVMPVPVLILDAISELGEESPWLYDTEEELHALFTARIVFDYAGLKIAASEECDTVVCQQENVLIEYKRDRDFEKAKWNEVQNILKLREPRAWENEQWEKIKKADFIVQNINVLADLEFLYSQLVPELKSRDWQVEFISSLYQEVIHADDVEWYSDLYENTTDFFSYQLGILVEGKPVSIVPLVADLIHRYSGNDLDNLPDNQLVKLPLHDGRALQLEMGRIKPLVRLLLQFGLRHIDENQQVQINKYQLILMREAELAIAATKTRWQGAETLREQIRQLSQLTQIPEVQPPTGLDAHLRDYQRDGLNWLQFLRTSHFSGILADDMGLGKTVQTLAHLQYEKEQGRIRAATLIVAPTSLVGNWQAEAKRFTPELKVLIYHGSDRHQDNFDDYDIVVSTYGLIHRDKEKFIAYSFYYLILDEAQFIKNARTKTTQIIQQLHATHRLCLTGTPLENHLGELWSLFHFLMPGLLGDAKQFRLWFRTPIEKYADLSRREVLTKRVQPFILRRTKNQVARELPPKTEMTRTIEIVGPQRDLYEAIRMSMEKKVRDAIAKQGLGKSHILLLDALLKLRQVCCDPRLLSLPAAEIAYGTSAKLEALMDLLDNLVGEGRRVLVFSQFTSMLQLIEDELRARNYDYLKLTGQTMHRQAMVEKFQEGKTPVFLISLKAGGTGLNLTRADTVIHYDPWWNPAVEDQATDRTHRIGQENPVFVYKLITSGTVEEAILGMQEKKRLLVEGILSADPAKALTLSEEDVEQFFMPLA, encoded by the coding sequence ATGTTAAATGAAGCACTATCAAAAATGCCAGAAGTCTTTGAACCCAAAATATTATTGCGTGGTCAAGAGTATTTTGAAAATGGACATGTGCTCAATATACGTTTTAGCGATGGACTGTTAAAGGGACGAGTTAAAGGAAGTTCAAGTCAGATTTACGATGTACATATGGATTTAAAAGTCTGGCCAACGAAATTAGCCCATTGTACTTGTGCATACCAATATAATTGTAAGCATGCCGCCGCATGTTTGTTCGCTTTGCGGGACAGAGAAAAGGGAAATTCCCAATCTGTATCGGGTACTAAATTAAATAGAAGACTCGACAGCTGGTTGAAAAATTTACGGGCCCAAGAAGCGGCTGTAGTGAAAGCACCCGAAGTGACGCATCATTTAGTTTATCTCATAGAACTAAGACTTGATGGCCATGAGCATCGAGTGGCGATTAGATTAGCTTTAGCCAAGTTATTAAAACGTGGTGGCTATGGAAAAATGATTCCTTTCAATAGTCTTTCTGACTCCAAAAAGCAACATTTCATTGATGATGATAATGAGCTGGTGGCTTTGCTGTTGTTTAAATGTGGTGTTTCAGGCTGGTTTGATACATTAACCATTCGCAATAGTGAATTATTAGAGAGGGTTCTTGCTACAGGAAGGGCTTTTTTTATACAAAATAAGGATGAACCAATTCATTTAATTGAGCCGATTCAAGGTACCTGCCAATGGGTGTTATCTCATAATGGCAGTCAAAATTTGTTATTAATGCATGAAGGAAAAGTCATTGAACCTTTATTGTTGGATGACAGTTGGTTTTTTAATTATTTAGAAAGCACCATGGGGCATTTAACTACCCCATATCCAATAAAGCAATTGGGTTATTTATTGGAAGCTCCGCCAATACCCCTCGATCAGGCAGAATTATTAGCAAATAAAATGGGCCAAACATGCCCTGAATTTCCCATACCCCAAGTTTTTAAAGAACGCGAAGTTCGAAATGTTATGCCAGTACCGGTGCTTATCCTAGATGCCATTAGTGAACTTGGTGAAGAATCTCCATGGCTTTATGATACAGAAGAAGAATTGCATGCTTTATTTACTGCACGTATTGTATTTGATTATGCAGGTTTAAAAATCGCTGCATCTGAAGAATGCGACACAGTAGTTTGCCAGCAAGAAAATGTTTTAATTGAATATAAGCGGGATAGGGATTTTGAGAAAGCCAAATGGAATGAGGTACAGAATATACTTAAGCTGAGGGAACCAAGAGCCTGGGAAAATGAACAGTGGGAAAAAATAAAGAAAGCTGATTTTATAGTCCAGAATATAAATGTTTTGGCGGATTTGGAATTTCTTTACAGTCAATTAGTGCCAGAGTTAAAAAGTCGTGACTGGCAAGTTGAGTTTATTAGTTCGTTGTATCAAGAAGTTATTCATGCTGACGATGTAGAGTGGTACTCGGATCTGTATGAAAATACGACTGATTTTTTCTCTTATCAATTGGGAATTTTGGTTGAGGGTAAACCAGTGAGTATCGTACCTTTGGTGGCCGATTTGATCCACCGTTATAGTGGTAATGATTTGGATAATCTGCCAGATAACCAATTAGTAAAATTGCCCTTGCATGATGGGAGGGCCTTACAGTTAGAAATGGGACGAATTAAGCCTTTAGTTCGTTTGCTGTTACAATTTGGCTTGCGGCATATAGATGAAAACCAACAGGTCCAAATTAATAAGTACCAACTTATTCTCATGCGAGAGGCGGAATTAGCTATTGCAGCCACTAAAACACGATGGCAAGGAGCTGAAACCCTAAGAGAGCAAATCCGACAACTTTCCCAATTAACTCAGATTCCCGAGGTACAGCCTCCCACTGGGCTAGATGCTCATTTGCGAGATTATCAACGGGATGGATTGAATTGGTTACAATTTTTGCGGACCAGTCATTTTAGTGGAATTCTCGCCGACGATATGGGATTGGGTAAAACAGTACAAACCTTGGCGCATTTACAATATGAAAAAGAACAAGGTCGTATAAGAGCAGCGACCTTAATAGTTGCTCCCACAAGCCTTGTTGGAAATTGGCAAGCTGAAGCCAAACGTTTTACTCCTGAATTAAAAGTTTTAATTTATCATGGTTCAGATCGTCATCAGGATAATTTTGATGACTATGACATTGTTGTCTCTACTTATGGACTAATACATCGTGATAAAGAGAAATTTATAGCCTATTCGTTCTATTATCTTATATTGGATGAGGCGCAATTTATAAAAAATGCGCGCACCAAGACTACGCAGATTATCCAACAATTACACGCGACCCATCGCTTATGTCTTACCGGTACCCCTTTGGAAAATCACTTAGGTGAGTTATGGTCTTTATTTCATTTTTTAATGCCTGGTTTACTTGGTGATGCAAAACAATTTAGGCTTTGGTTCAGAACCCCTATTGAGAAATATGCAGATTTGAGTAGACGGGAAGTGCTTACTAAAAGAGTACAACCATTTATATTGAGAAGAACAAAAAATCAGGTGGCTCGTGAATTGCCTCCCAAAACTGAAATGACTCGCACTATAGAGATTGTGGGTCCCCAGCGGGATCTCTATGAAGCGATTCGTATGAGCATGGAGAAAAAAGTTCGTGATGCTATTGCCAAACAAGGATTAGGGAAAAGCCATATTCTGCTTCTGGATGCCCTACTAAAGTTACGTCAGGTGTGTTGTGACCCCCGACTGCTGTCATTGCCGGCAGCAGAAATTGCCTATGGGACTTCTGCCAAACTCGAAGCATTAATGGATTTATTAGATAATTTGGTGGGTGAGGGAAGGCGCGTGTTGGTATTTTCACAATTTACTTCGATGTTGCAGTTAATTGAAGATGAATTGCGTGCAAGAAATTATGATTACTTAAAATTAACGGGGCAGACAATGCATCGACAGGCCATGGTGGAAAAATTTCAGGAAGGAAAAACACCTGTTTTTCTTATCAGTTTAAAAGCAGGAGGGACCGGACTTAATTTAACACGAGCTGATACAGTGATTCATTATGATCCATGGTGGAATCCAGCTGTGGAAGACCAAGCGACCGATCGAACACATCGAATAGGTCAAGAAAACCCTGTGTTTGTTTATAAGTTGATTACCTCAGGTACTGTAGAGGAAGCTATTTTAGGGATGCAAGAGAAAAAAAGATTGCTCGTAGAAGGTATTTTATCTGCTGATCCCGCTAAAGCGTTGACTTTAAGTGAAGAGGATGTAGAACAATTTTTTATGCCTCTAGCTTGA
- a CDS encoding DUF2147 domain-containing protein yields MNLWKLACGFFVAAFYLPAVFAASQAPVGTWVTIDDKTGKKRAVVTINESGGTLSAVINKVYPQPGDTGICEKCPGGFKGKKIQGLQFMWGLKNEGNNEWGGGSILDPKSGKVYRAKLTVQGNRLLVRGYVGISLLGRTQVWQKQ; encoded by the coding sequence ATGAACTTATGGAAACTAGCTTGTGGCTTTTTTGTTGCCGCGTTCTATTTACCTGCAGTATTTGCAGCATCTCAAGCACCGGTAGGTACCTGGGTAACAATTGATGATAAAACGGGTAAGAAAAGAGCTGTTGTAACCATTAATGAGTCTGGTGGTACTTTAAGCGCAGTTATTAATAAGGTCTATCCACAACCTGGTGATACAGGTATTTGCGAGAAGTGTCCTGGAGGATTTAAAGGTAAGAAAATCCAAGGATTGCAATTTATGTGGGGATTGAAAAACGAGGGTAATAATGAATGGGGTGGTGGTTCAATACTAGATCCAAAGTCAGGTAAAGTCTATCGTGCTAAACTCACTGTTCAAGGGAACAGACTCTTAGTTCGAGGATATGTAGGTATTTCTTTATTAGGCCGTACTCAAGTTTGGCAAAAGCAATAA
- the dnaB gene encoding replicative DNA helicase, which translates to MYDLQNSKKTVDPLKRPPHSVEAEQSIIGGLMLDNEVWDKVSTKLCEADFYRTEHRILFRAIASLVKKDQPFDVVTLLDALKSYNELDDAGGEAYLFELANNTPSVANVSAYADIVREKSVQRQLIAVATEIADSAYNPGGRQVPELLDMAETRVFAIGEQTAGDGGPENIKSVLVRAVEKIDALYHNGDAITGLATGLSDLDEMTSGLQPSDLIIVAGRPSMGKTTLVMNMAEHAAIKSGKPVLVFSMEMPSDSLAMRMMSSLGRIDQHKIRTGKLDDDDWPRVTSAVHMLSEAPLFIDDTPALSPGEMRARARRLAKDHGNLGLIVVDYLQLMKVPGFSADNRTAEISEISRSLKSLAKELQVPVIALSQLNRSLEQRSDKRPVMSDLRESGAIEQDADLICFIYRDEVYNEDSPDKGTAEIIVAKQRNGPIGKVRVAFIGKYTRFEDLAFNGYQGVD; encoded by the coding sequence ATGTATGATCTGCAAAATTCCAAAAAGACAGTTGATCCTTTAAAACGACCACCTCATTCAGTGGAAGCAGAACAATCCATCATTGGTGGATTAATGTTGGACAATGAAGTTTGGGATAAGGTCAGCACTAAATTATGTGAAGCAGATTTTTATCGCACTGAGCATCGAATTTTATTTCGCGCCATTGCTTCTTTGGTAAAGAAAGATCAACCTTTTGATGTGGTGACCCTTCTTGACGCATTAAAGTCTTACAACGAATTGGATGACGCGGGTGGGGAAGCCTATCTGTTTGAACTGGCAAATAATACCCCCAGCGTTGCTAACGTGTCTGCTTATGCTGATATTGTGCGAGAAAAATCTGTACAAAGACAGCTTATTGCTGTAGCAACAGAGATTGCTGATTCGGCGTATAATCCTGGGGGCAGACAAGTCCCTGAGTTACTTGATATGGCAGAAACTAGAGTTTTTGCTATAGGCGAACAAACCGCCGGCGATGGTGGGCCTGAAAATATAAAATCCGTTTTGGTGCGTGCAGTGGAAAAAATTGATGCACTTTATCATAATGGCGATGCGATTACTGGGCTTGCTACGGGCTTGTCTGACTTGGATGAAATGACCTCAGGGTTACAACCTTCTGATTTAATTATTGTTGCAGGCCGTCCCTCCATGGGTAAAACGACTTTAGTTATGAATATGGCAGAGCATGCGGCGATTAAATCAGGAAAACCCGTGCTTGTTTTCTCTATGGAAATGCCCTCCGATTCTTTGGCAATGAGGATGATGTCTTCTTTGGGACGTATTGATCAACATAAAATTAGAACGGGGAAACTGGATGACGACGATTGGCCTCGTGTCACCTCTGCCGTGCATATGCTTTCGGAAGCTCCATTATTTATCGATGATACTCCAGCTTTAAGCCCTGGGGAAATGCGTGCACGAGCACGACGATTGGCAAAAGATCATGGAAATTTAGGGCTAATTGTGGTGGATTATTTACAATTAATGAAAGTACCTGGTTTTTCCGCTGATAACAGAACGGCAGAGATCTCTGAAATTTCTCGCAGTCTCAAATCGCTTGCTAAAGAATTACAGGTCCCGGTTATTGCTTTGTCACAGTTGAACCGAAGTCTGGAACAACGTTCAGATAAACGGCCTGTTATGTCTGATTTACGTGAATCGGGTGCGATCGAGCAAGATGCCGATCTAATCTGCTTTATTTATCGCGATGAAGTCTACAATGAAGACAGTCCTGATAAGGGAACCGCAGAAATAATTGTAGCAAAACAAAGAAATGGTCCTATTGGTAAAGTACGGGTAGCATTTATTGGTAAATACACCCGTTTTGAAGACTTAGCGTTTAATGGTTATCAAGGGGTAGATTAA
- the alr gene encoding alanine racemase, producing the protein MSRPTKLVIDPNALHHNLARIRRIAPGKKIIAMVKANAYGCGVHVVAPVLEGHVDAFGVACIEEALVLHKIGIRTHCILFQGVFSPDEFKAVSQYQFGCVIHQPHQVQWLLNTPLEKPIKLWVKVNTGMHRLGFKIEDLQELMNALQSCPWVDKEIGLMTHLACADEPERIENSQQITLFENISIAGFSQRSIANSAAIISFPQTHADVVRPGIMLYGVSPFANQTAIDLGLLPVMRFVSAISAVHYNPPLAQVGYSGLWKSEKPSIIGIVAAGYGDGYPRHIAANTPVWVQGKEVPIVGRVSMDMLAVDLTDHSEVKPGAPVELWGTHILVERVAQAAGTSGYELLCQISERVRHD; encoded by the coding sequence ATGTCACGACCCACCAAATTGGTGATAGATCCCAATGCATTACACCATAATTTAGCGCGGATAAGACGCATTGCTCCAGGCAAAAAAATAATTGCTATGGTTAAAGCTAATGCCTATGGCTGTGGTGTACATGTTGTTGCACCTGTATTGGAAGGGCACGTGGATGCTTTTGGAGTAGCTTGTATTGAAGAAGCTTTAGTTCTTCATAAGATAGGAATTCGAACTCATTGTATTCTTTTTCAAGGCGTATTTAGTCCCGATGAGTTTAAGGCCGTCTCTCAATACCAGTTTGGTTGTGTGATTCATCAACCCCACCAGGTCCAATGGCTTTTAAACACTCCATTAGAAAAACCCATTAAACTTTGGGTTAAGGTAAATACGGGCATGCATCGCTTGGGTTTTAAAATCGAAGACCTGCAAGAACTAATGAATGCATTGCAATCATGCCCTTGGGTTGATAAAGAAATAGGCTTGATGACTCATTTAGCATGTGCTGATGAGCCAGAGCGAATTGAAAATTCCCAGCAAATTACTTTGTTTGAAAATATTTCAATCGCAGGGTTTAGTCAACGCAGTATAGCCAATTCAGCCGCTATTATTTCATTTCCCCAAACACATGCAGATGTGGTGAGACCGGGGATTATGCTTTATGGCGTATCTCCTTTTGCCAATCAGACTGCGATTGATTTGGGTCTGCTCCCTGTAATGCGTTTTGTTTCAGCAATTAGTGCCGTTCATTACAATCCTCCTTTAGCTCAAGTCGGATATAGTGGACTTTGGAAAAGTGAAAAGCCTTCAATTATTGGTATTGTTGCTGCAGGTTATGGGGATGGTTATCCACGGCATATAGCGGCAAATACCCCCGTTTGGGTCCAAGGCAAAGAAGTGCCTATTGTAGGGCGAGTCTCGATGGATATGCTTGCCGTGGATTTAACAGATCATTCAGAAGTAAAGCCTGGAGCACCTGTTGAGCTTTGGGGGACTCATATTTTAGTTGAGCGAGTTGCTCAAGCGGCCGGTACTTCAGGATATGAATTATTATGTCAAATCTCTGAGCGAGTACGTCACGATTAA
- a CDS encoding RT0821/Lpp0805 family surface protein — protein sequence MKKIAVASLSLLLVGCASMNHQDVGTLSGGVIGGLIGSQFGGGPAAKLAATAGGAIAGAYLGGQIGKYMDKVDRMEMQRALETAPTGRSVHWSNPDTGNSYTVQPTRTYYREHLPCREYLTKAIIDGRPQTLRGSACRQPDGTWHVVN from the coding sequence ATGAAAAAAATAGCTGTTGCATCTTTGTCTTTATTATTAGTTGGTTGTGCATCAATGAATCACCAAGATGTAGGTACTCTTTCAGGTGGGGTTATTGGGGGATTAATTGGAAGTCAATTTGGGGGTGGCCCAGCAGCTAAATTGGCGGCAACAGCAGGTGGTGCTATTGCTGGTGCTTATTTAGGTGGCCAAATTGGTAAATATATGGATAAAGTAGATAGAATGGAAATGCAACGTGCCTTAGAAACTGCGCCCACTGGCAGATCAGTACATTGGTCAAATCCAGACACTGGAAATAGTTATACCGTACAACCCACTCGCACGTATTATCGTGAACATTTGCCTTGCCGTGAATATCTAACTAAGGCAATCATTGATGGAAGACCACAAACATTACGTGGTAGCGCATGTCGTCAGCCAGATGGCACATGGCATGTGGTAAATTAA
- the dapE gene encoding succinyl-diaminopimelate desuccinylase has product MIESKKLLEEIVVELVKFPSITPEDAGCQEFMIQFLEQSGFTCQRMNNGSVSNFFAFYGESGPLLVFAGHTDVVPVGDITKWLSDPFAALNKNGMLYGRGVADMKGSLACMLVMAQRFIKTYPKFQGKLGFLITSGEEGDDYDLGTPYVMQLLQNQGIHIDYCVVGEPSSSEKIGDVIKIGRRGSLSAKVRLHGKQGHVAYPHLADNPIHKISPALAKLTSTLWDQGNHHFPPTSMQVTHLQSGGHAPNIIPGELILHLNFRYSTEQTHSSLKEKVFATFQEHDLNPIIEWRLSGEPFLTAQGALLDSCKQAINELTGITPELSTSGGTSDGRFIAPYGVEVVELGPVNTTIHQVNECVSLKDLHQLEALYFLICEKLLING; this is encoded by the coding sequence ATGATTGAGTCGAAAAAATTGTTAGAAGAAATCGTAGTGGAGCTTGTGAAATTCCCCTCGATTACTCCCGAAGATGCCGGTTGCCAAGAGTTTATGATTCAATTCTTGGAGCAATCAGGATTCACTTGTCAACGGATGAATAATGGCTCTGTCTCAAACTTCTTTGCCTTTTATGGAGAATCTGGGCCTCTTTTAGTATTTGCGGGTCATACGGATGTGGTTCCTGTTGGCGATATCACAAAATGGTTGTCTGATCCGTTTGCAGCGCTGAATAAAAACGGAATGCTTTACGGACGTGGTGTCGCTGACATGAAAGGAAGCCTGGCTTGCATGTTAGTGATGGCACAGCGATTTATTAAAACCTATCCTAAATTTCAGGGAAAATTAGGTTTTCTTATTACAAGTGGTGAAGAAGGCGATGATTACGATCTAGGCACCCCTTATGTTATGCAGCTTTTGCAAAATCAAGGTATTCACATTGATTATTGTGTGGTAGGCGAACCATCAAGTAGTGAAAAAATTGGGGATGTAATTAAAATTGGTCGTCGCGGTTCACTAAGCGCCAAAGTTAGGTTACATGGAAAACAAGGTCATGTCGCCTACCCACATCTAGCAGATAATCCAATCCATAAAATTAGTCCCGCCTTAGCGAAACTGACTTCTACGCTCTGGGATCAGGGCAATCATCATTTCCCACCAACCTCAATGCAAGTTACTCACCTTCAATCAGGGGGGCATGCTCCAAATATAATTCCTGGAGAACTGATTTTACACCTTAATTTTAGGTACTCCACAGAGCAAACACATAGCTCATTAAAAGAAAAAGTTTTTGCTACTTTTCAGGAGCACGATTTGAATCCCATCATTGAATGGCGTCTCAGTGGCGAGCCTTTCTTGACAGCTCAAGGTGCCTTATTAGACAGTTGTAAGCAAGCAATTAACGAACTTACTGGAATTACGCCAGAGCTTTCTACCAGTGGCGGAACCTCTGATGGCCGATTTATCGCGCCCTATGGCGTTGAAGTAGTAGAATTGGGCCCAGTAAATACCACTATTCATCAAGTGAATGAATGCGTTTCTTTAAAGGATCTGCATCAATTAGAAGCTCTATATTTTTTAATTTGTGAGAAATTATTAATTAATGGTTAG
- the dapD gene encoding 2,3,4,5-tetrahydropyridine-2,6-dicarboxylate N-succinyltransferase has protein sequence MQTLQTIIEQGFEQRQTLSIDTAPSELITAVNEVLSCLDSGQFRVAEKINNEWIVHQWIKKAVLLSFRLYPNQVIDSGFCQFYDKVPLKYNNYTEEQFKQTGVRVVPHALVRKGAYIAKNCVLMPSYVNVGAYIDEGVMVDTWATVGSCAQIGKNVHLSGGVGIGGVLEPLQANPTIIEDNCFIGARSEVVEGVIVERNSVLSMGVYLGQSTKIYNRLTGEITYGRIPEGSVVVAGSLPSEDKSYSLYCAVIVKQVDEKTRAKVSINELLRAN, from the coding sequence ATGCAGACTTTACAAACTATAATTGAGCAAGGTTTTGAACAACGTCAAACATTATCCATTGATACAGCTCCTTCTGAACTCATTACTGCAGTAAATGAAGTGCTTTCGTGTTTGGACAGCGGCCAATTCCGAGTGGCTGAAAAAATAAATAATGAATGGATCGTTCATCAGTGGATAAAAAAAGCGGTTCTTTTATCCTTTAGACTTTATCCTAACCAAGTAATTGATTCCGGTTTTTGTCAGTTTTATGACAAAGTACCGCTTAAATACAATAACTATACTGAAGAGCAGTTTAAACAAACAGGGGTACGCGTGGTGCCTCATGCTTTAGTCCGCAAAGGGGCATACATTGCCAAAAACTGTGTTTTAATGCCTTCTTACGTCAATGTGGGTGCCTACATTGATGAAGGAGTTATGGTAGATACTTGGGCCACAGTGGGTTCTTGTGCACAAATCGGTAAAAATGTGCATCTTTCTGGGGGAGTAGGCATTGGTGGTGTACTTGAACCTTTACAGGCTAATCCTACCATTATCGAAGATAATTGCTTTATCGGCGCCCGCTCGGAAGTAGTTGAAGGGGTTATTGTGGAACGAAACTCTGTTTTATCTATGGGCGTTTATTTAGGGCAAAGTACAAAAATATACAATCGTCTTACCGGTGAAATTACCTATGGTCGTATCCCAGAAGGATCTGTAGTTGTTGCAGGTAGTTTGCCCAGTGAAGATAAAAGCTACAGTTTATATTGTGCGGTCATTGTGAAACAGGTGGATGAAAAGACCCGAGCGAAAGTAAGCATTAATGAACTATTGAGAGCTAATTAG
- a CDS encoding PLP-dependent aspartate aminotransferase family protein gives MKKNHFETRAIHAGQQPCPSTGAVMTPIYATSTYKQIAPGENLGYEYSRTHNPTRGAFEGCIASLESGERGFAFASGMAAINTIVDLLDAGDHVVAMDDLYGGTFRLFDKVKTRTSGLSFSFVDMSDTRNIEAAITPKTRMLWVETPSNPMLKLANLREIATIAKRHNLITVADNTFATPWIQRPIELGFDIVLHSATKYLNGHSDVVSGVVVVGDNQNLSEKIAFLQNSCGGIAGPFDSFLVLRSLKTLSLRMERHCENAHHLAHWLSSQSRVKKVIYPGLASHPQHKLAKEQMHGFGGMISMVIDGGIDAAKRFLARCELFTLAESLGGVESLIEHPAIMTHASIPPEQRKSLGIEDGFIRLSVGIEHIEDLQADLEYALAY, from the coding sequence ATGAAAAAGAATCACTTTGAAACTCGAGCCATTCATGCAGGGCAACAACCCTGCCCAAGTACTGGTGCCGTCATGACTCCTATATATGCGACCTCCACTTACAAACAAATTGCCCCGGGCGAAAATCTTGGTTATGAATATTCTCGTACCCATAACCCTACTCGGGGGGCCTTTGAAGGATGTATTGCCAGTTTAGAATCGGGGGAACGTGGTTTTGCATTTGCTTCTGGGATGGCTGCAATTAATACAATTGTTGATTTATTAGATGCAGGAGATCATGTTGTCGCTATGGATGATCTGTATGGAGGAACTTTTCGTTTATTTGACAAAGTTAAAACCCGCACATCTGGATTATCTTTTTCTTTTGTCGACATGTCGGATACACGCAATATAGAAGCTGCGATTACCCCCAAAACCCGCATGCTCTGGGTAGAGACCCCTTCAAACCCCATGTTAAAACTGGCCAATTTAAGGGAAATAGCGACTATAGCCAAACGCCATAATCTCATCACTGTGGCAGACAATACGTTTGCAACCCCTTGGATTCAAAGGCCTATTGAATTAGGATTTGACATTGTATTGCATTCAGCAACTAAATATCTCAATGGCCATTCAGACGTGGTCAGTGGTGTCGTAGTGGTGGGTGATAATCAAAATTTATCTGAAAAAATCGCTTTTCTTCAAAACTCCTGTGGGGGAATTGCAGGTCCATTTGATAGTTTTTTAGTTTTAAGAAGTTTAAAAACATTGTCATTGCGTATGGAGCGGCATTGCGAAAATGCACATCATTTAGCACATTGGCTGAGTAGCCAGTCCAGAGTAAAAAAAGTCATTTATCCCGGTCTTGCAAGCCATCCCCAACATAAATTAGCTAAAGAACAAATGCATGGGTTTGGAGGCATGATTTCCATGGTAATTGATGGGGGTATAGATGCAGCAAAACGCTTTCTGGCTCGCTGTGAATTATTTACTCTAGCCGAAAGTCTAGGTGGAGTAGAAAGTTTAATTGAGCATCCAGCAATTATGACGCATGCCTCGATCCCTCCAGAACAACGTAAATCCTTAGGGATAGAAGATGGATTTATTAGACTTTCAGTGGGCATAGAACATATAGAAGATTTACAAGCTGATTTGGAATATGCGCTGGCATATTAA